The sequence below is a genomic window from Myxocyprinus asiaticus isolate MX2 ecotype Aquarium Trade chromosome 9, UBuf_Myxa_2, whole genome shotgun sequence.
agtgaattggtgggtttttgttaaatgtgagccaaaatcatcacaattaaaagaaccaaagacttaaactacttcagtctgtgtgcattgaatttatttaatacacgagtttcacaatttgagttgaattactgaaataaatgaacttttccacgacattctaatttattgagatgcacctgtatttgcgttggcactcctggaagtgtcatgtttgcagcatcggatctacatgccgttaagatcaatccataatcatgtccaataaattggctttcaaggatgtatgccttcgtcatgattaacacaggctaacgattggggtaaattctgtcatgtgaaactatatttttgcgttaatgcaaattttcttgacaaaaagtgtttccaaaccagtttttcacaacATCTGAAGTATCGACAGAGTTTATGCGCTCGagatattatgtcgacacttgtgaaattttagctgGCGACACGAGCGACAGTGACCTCTGGCGACTAAATGTGGGCGCCACGAGCGACACGACAAAGTTAAGAAAAGTTGATCTtgatgcaaatgaggagcgacaaccaataggagtgaagactgtgtctgtctgtggagCTCAGGTCATCCGTCTCCTTAAAGATAATGGAGTCGTGTGCAAGCAAGACAGAGAAGTTACGTTTCTGTgggcgatttcactgttctatatgattcgtCTTTAACCACATAcgtggatataataaaaaaaatggtgcgtggaaaagaaattgtcggcagtctgagtgagtttgattcgttCATTGATAGTTTGTTCATCTTATTAATGTTAGGGACAAGAAAACGGATTCCTTGTTAAATTAGAACGAAATCGTAGTTTTACTAgcaaaatgcctcatctgtgatcatattttcaaaagacatggccagacgtgcagtccaccaataatgttagagcgacagcagtaggaacgcccattAGCGACGTCAAGCGATAAAGTCGTATGACGTATGACAAagctaaaaaagtaaataatcagATGTAAAATTTAAATATGTCTATTGAATAGCAGAAAAACTAGGACATaccagtcacttattaagaaataaatgaatacaGAATAATGTAAGTATAATTATAACTGTAATAAAATTTATTAGTCATAAAATCAATGTTAATACaagtataatatattaaaataacagTTCATCTCTATTGAAAGCATGAAGTATTGTGCCAGATATTGCAAACTGTAAGTGTGAAAACCCTTAAATTACAGTTAAAAAACAATGTCAATGTGTAAGCTGCCTTTGCAGGTAAAGAAGGGATCTGTCTGCTTTTGGTAATTTGGCTGGAATGGGGAATGAGAGGAAATCTAATATTAGGAGCATTGCCTGGACAGGTGCTAGTATGGCAGAAAATCATAGAAATGggaaaaatgtgaacaaaaatatatagaaaaaaagggaatattttgtgtttctgtttaCCTTAGAGTCCAAGTGGAGCTCTGGATTTCACTCCATCAATCCGTCATTCTAATACAAGGCATGGTAaaacaagttgaaataaatatataaatatgactTCACAAAAACTCTTATGtggtatataatttatttatattgtttaaattaTTAGTTTGAGCATTTTCTTCACTTCTGGTGACAGCTGACTGTAAGGCCATATGTTAAGGCCACATGCTAAGACCATGTTTTTTAATGATAAGGTGGAGTTGAGGTCCTGCTAGTAAACTAGACAAGATTTTAAGATTTAAGTCGTTtcttatgcatttttaaatgttaaatgtcaggttatttttactttacacagtatacagtatacatactgtattaatACATTGACGATCTTATGTGTTTAAAGGGGGCAGAGTTCCTGGACCAATCACATGCTGCACTGATGGCTGATAAGTCCCGCCTTGTCCTGCTGGCATCAAAGAGGGCCAAACAGAGTAGCCAATTGGAGGGAGAGGTGGTCCATTTGAGCCATAGTGATGGTGATGATGGATGGCCCCTCCTCTCAATTTGGAATAAAGTTCCTAAACAACATACTTTGCATTGTAACTTGTTGTGAGGTAATCTACTAAATGTCTCCTTGGGTTATGATAAACACAACATCTCTAGATGATTACCTGCCCTGAATGTGTGGCTTGAGCGGCACCTCCTCCTGGGGAAATAGCCGTTGGTGGAAGAGCCTTCAGCATCATATTGTGCATTATGATCTGGTGCATCTGAGCATTCTGCATTAACATCAACTCCACCATGTCTGTCATCAAAACAGCAATATAGAGGAGATTACAAACTCTTGGCTTAGCTTAATTCTTGACTGATACATTTGAGGATGTGTCCTCATCTTAATATGCAATTTATGCATCTCTTAATGCCATAGTCATACAATTTGCATGTTTTGTGATCTGCTTGAATAATAGTCAAAAACACAATTTATGCACCCTCGTATAAGTTGCTTTAGTAGAAAAGTTTCTGTAAGTGTAAATCTTGTAGTTTTTCTTTCACTCTAATTCCTTTACTCAgcttaatgtacaaaaaaaaaattctctctctgtAATAGATATATTACCTTCTTTAATACTTCCTGATCTGTAGTGGGAGGTTTGTGTGGGTGGAATTTGTGCTATGAGAGGTTGTTGCTGTGGTAACTGCTGGATTATGGTGGCTGGCTGCTGGGGAACCTTAAGGAAGGAGAAATATGATTTGTTGGAAGAAATAAACCGAGCAACACTTCTGTGTATTACACACAGACACTATTtgcttaaatgtatatttttagaaCATCCATAAAGGCAGGTGAACTGGGATGGAATAGATGAATTTGCTCTATGCATAATAAGGGCAGTTTGACAACAGATGAAggttgaaaaaagttttcatacggTGTGTTGAATGATTCTAGGGGGCTGGGGGGCAGGAGGAGGGAGTGGAAAGACTGGTGCAGGTGCAGGTTGTGGACTCTGGTGGATATGGATGGGAGGCACTGGCTGGGGTGGCCAATACAGAGGTTCATACTGATATGGCCTGTGAGATCCACCCCATGTGTGTGGCCTTCCTAGATCCTCCATCATATGCTGATCCTGTTGCATACACAAATCACACCTTGTTCCTTGAACACCAGTTTTGTTCAAGATTGCCTTGAATTTAATACAAACTAAACAGAAACTCTACGTGAAGTGCTACAATTATTTTGTGGCTATCTGTTTGGTTGGAGTTATCAGATGGAACAATACCCTTAGTCTCTGTAGCAGGTTTCTCTTCCGTCTCAGAGCACTGTGTAATGCATCTGCCTCCCCATCATAACTTCCTGTGACGAACAAGGATTCAGTCATATGCTTCATTTTGTGTGTAATGCAAAAACTTCAAATAAATCTGCTTTTTCATTCTCTAATAACTTTATTAATTCCTATTAATAACTTTCTCTTtaaacatttaaaggtgctgtaagcaattattTTTTTCCTGGAAAAGTATTAAAAATGGCACTAGCATGGCTAATTCAAATgctcagtcacatgaaagcttcagaatgctaaaactgcttacagcacctttaagttagaCAGCAGAAACTGCTGATTTCTAGAAAACAAGACCTCAACTATAAAAcataatgtttgttaattttgAGTCATATTTAGGCCCCATGAAAGTTTGCCATGACCCCTTaaactgaaaaccctaataagatGACTACTCGATTGAGTACATTtattccctcaattgaattgagtaatggtgtctccaaaactttTGATTaacttttgattttctccccttttctccccaatttggcatgcccaattcccaatgcactctaggtgctcgtggtggtgtagtgactcgcctcaatccaggtggcggaggacgaatcttattTGTCTCTGCGTCTGAGaacatcaatctgcgcatcttatcacgtggcttgttgagcacgttaccacggagacctagcgcatgtggaggcttcacggtatTCTCCAactctacgcacaactcaccacgcaccccactgagagcgagaaccacattatagcgaccacgaggaggttaacccaacgtgactctacccaccctagcaaccgtgccaattggttgcttaggaagcttgactggagtcactcaacacgccctggattcaaacttgcgactccaggtgtggtagtcagtgtctttacttgctgagctacccaggccccctcaaaacTTGTATAATTAAATTTACTTAACTTGGGGATCATAGAATgaatttaactatttaaattaagGTAACAAGATGCAAggagacttaactcagatttctgtgccactagcaccaccaaacggaattgcttTGTTTTTAGAACAGATTTCTGAGTATGCCACCTCTCTGCCATTGGGCAACCAAAGAGATactcccgcccccaactcacgccattggttgagtaacattgttggggcaggtctaagcggGTCATTCAAAACAAtcagagcaattttcatagtgcAACAGAAACacgtttttgagaaaattaacctatgaattgcttactaatagttgtctctgcatattaagctgggataggagaaagtattttaacaaacaaaagttacatacttcagctttaattaaaaAGGACTCTAATTTATGTGTTACAATAACACAGcataaataaagaagattataactgattctagatCAATCATAAAATAAACAGCAGAAATGCACACACAGCTGTaccagttgcacatgcacaaggataCACGAAATAGCATTAACAGGGTCCAGCACAAGCAAAGCGGACACAggtcaccctaatggtgacatcacaagaaacaactatttgcaacaatacaacaacaaaaaaggtctaaaacctctataaattcttaa
It includes:
- the zgc:112416 gene encoding uncharacterized protein C21orf58 isoform X1, producing MADPMVDQMTRLRLKLLEKRLENERNDNHEREGSAFSTRSYDGEADALHSALRRKRNLLQRLRDQHMMEDLGRPHTWGGSHRPYQYEPLYWPPQPVPPIHIHQSPQPAPAPVFPLPPPAPQPPRIIQHTVPQQPATIIQQLPQQQPLIAQIPPTQTSHYRSGSIKEDMVELMLMQNAQMHQIIMHNMMLKALPPTAISPGGGAAQATHSGQELYSKLRGGAIHHHHHYGSNGPPLPPIGYSVWPSLMPAGQGGTYQPSVQHVIGPGTLPPLNT
- the zgc:112416 gene encoding uncharacterized protein C21orf58 isoform X2, with the protein product MADPMVDQMTRLRLKLLEKRLENERNDNHEREGSAFSTRSYDGEADALHSALRRKRNLLQRLRDQHMMEDLGRPHTWGGSHRPYQYEPLYWPPQPVPPIHIHQSPQPAPAPVFPLPPPAPQPPRIIQHTVPQQPATIIQQLPQQQPLIAQIPPTQTSHYRSGSIKEDMVELMLMQNAQMHQIIMHNMMLKALPPTAISPGGGAAQATHSGQYVV